TTGGCCCACAGCCCGCGAAGGGGCGGGGCTTCTGTGTCGGGGGCTCTTCAAAAGGGATCCGAGGTCTGAGCAGTTTCTGAAGCACTATCCCTCTCCGGGCCTCCTTCCCCAAGCCTGTGCTTCCCTgcctgctttctttttcctttctggctcAGCTTGGGACAGAAGCTCATTCCAGACGGGGCTCAGGTCTTGTGTTTTAATAGCAGTGATGGAAAAACATGAGAATGTTTCCTGGATCTACCAACAGGAGCTggaagatcccttcaagaaaTACCTGAACAATACGGATGACTACCTCGCTTTGCTCTGCGGGCCTCGTCGCAGCCACCTCTTCCTCCCGGTGACTGTGGTGTATGCTCTGATTTTTGTGGTGGGGGTCGTTGGCAATCTCCTGGTATGCCTGGTGATTCTTCGGCACCAGACGATGAAGACCCCCACCAATTATTACCTCTTCAGCTTGGCTGTCTCCGACCTCCTAGTCCTGCTTCTCGGGATGCCCCTGGAAGTCTACGAGATGTGGCGCAACTACCCCTTCCTGTTTGGGCCGGTGGGCTGCTACTTCAAGACGGCCCTCTTCGAGACCGTGTGCTTCGCCTCCATCCTCAGCGTCACCACCGTCAGCGTGGAGCGCTACGTGGCTGTCCTCCACCCGTTCCGCGCCAAACTCAAGAGCACCCGGCGCCGGGCCCTCCGCATTCTTGGCATCGTCTGGGGcctctctgttctcttttctctgcccAACACCAGCATCCATGGCATCAAGCTCCACTACTTCCCCAACGGGTCCTTCATCCCGGGCTCTGCCACCTGTACGGTCATCAAGCCCATGTGGATCTATAATTTCATTATCCAGGtcacctccttcctcttctaCATCCTCCCCATGACAGTCATCAGTGTCCTCTACTACCTCATGGGGCTCAAGGTGAGTATCCAAGCTGGCTGCAACCCATAGGGTGGCGTGCCTCTCTTTTCTCTGACTCAAAGTTCAGagaaacacttagaactggaGAAATTCAGAACTGGAAGGGACCTTAGAGAAAAACAGGGTGAACTCAGAGGGGAAACTCAGAAGTTAACAGACTGGCTTTCAGTTGGACAGACAGTAACCACAGCTATAAATCATTTCCTTTAACTCACCTTTCATCATTCTTCTGTAACTGTAGTTCTCAAACCTAGGTATTCCTACAAATCACCTTGAAACTTTACCATAGGAACTGATGTGTGAGTCCCTTCCTACAGAGAagtctgattcagtaggtctgggatagAGCTTCATTTTAAATAGCACAAGGCAGCCACCCCTGGAGAGACTGTTTCATATCCTGTGGTCTCTTTCCTGCCCTCACCTGCTTTGCCTGCATTGAAATTTTCCTCTGCACCAACTTCgtctgaatataaaataaactattcCTGTGTAGTTTATACTCCAAGACAGATATACAGTTTTAAAGTCAGACACTTCCTTGTGGTGGTTGCTTTGATCCTTTCGTGGAAATATcagattaaaatgcaaaaatatggcCTGAGTGAGATCAACCTGGACAAGTGGAGTTTGAAGGACAAAGAGGTAAACAGAGTGCCTAAAATAGATTAGAAGACAGTGTGAATAATATATAGTTGGaattaatagaatattattaCTTAGTTTGCAACATTTTATAATTAGAGTTTACCTTCATGTGCTTATGGtgataaactgatttttttttctttttttctggatctAAATTATCTGaaactgttgttttgtttttaatgaaaggaGAAGTGAGTCTATATGATTCCTTTCCTGGTATATTCTGCATCGAAAATCACAGAGAGGAAAACTAAACATGACAGTTTTATACCCATTTAAGGAGGTAGTTATGTAGGAAATAGTCATGAGACCATTTAGACTCCCAGGTATGAAGCTCATATATAAGATGCCTTTAGGTAACGTCACACAATTCTCTCCTGGAATTagtttttgtatttataaaatgagaagtttACATCAGATCTTATGTATTAGCACTCCTGATCGCTCTAACAGTCTATGGTtccttagaaaaggaaaaggaaatctttgagtGGAAGCAATGTGAgttataaatgaaaggaaaacaaaacaggcaTCACATTCACATCCTATGTTGTAAGATGGCTCTGGTACCATGTATTATGTGATAATTAATATACTCCCATCTCAGTGCATCTCTGAGAAAACTGTGTGTCAAAAATGagtgttccaaaaaaaaaaaaagagtgttccACAGGTCGTCCTTTTGAATAAATACTGTGCCTAAAGTGAGTGGCAAAGTCTAAGGAGGAAGAACAGGTTTCAAGTACACAGGAGTAAATCTAATCAGGCAGAGAACTGTGCCTCCTGGTGGACTGGCCCCTGTAATTCCAGAGACATGTGTCAAACCAGACTAACTCACAGTCACCATGTCTTTAGCAAGCCCTGTGCATTGCACTGTGGGGAAAGGACTTCTGCATGATTCCATGAGCCCTATGAGAAATATGCACCCCAAATGTACCAATACAATCTCTACTAACAGTGAACAATCACTTGTCTCGGGTCAGTTTGGAGGAACTATCTAGCTCTGAATAGGAAACACATGATTCCTCTTCCAAACAATTACTTTAAGTGTCACTTTGTTGTGCTGTCATGAACCTACTGCTCCCTGGTTATCAGGAGCTAGGTGATAGATAACAGCTAAGAAACCACGCTAGTTCGCTTTGTGTATGCAGCATCCTATTCTCAGGAAGGATGAGGTGTAACCCAGAGGACACCGGAAAGGAACTCTCTGCTCAGAACGTCTCTTCTATAGGAATTTAAAGATTTCTAGACTGGGGGTCAAAAGTAGACCCTAGTCTGTGACACTGGTCTCAAGCCCTTTGCACCTTTTGCTGTATTTTTGCCAGAAACATCCCTACTGCCCACCACCACAATCCTTTTTGCCTTTCTAACTCTCACTTATCCTTTAAGTCATACTTGACCcacacttcctccaggaagttcTCCCTGATTCCCTAACTGCCTGGTTCCCCTGTAGGTGCTCATGATTCCTAGTGATTTCCCATCATTGCATTTATCACAATTTATAAGTCTATACTTGTGGGTTCCTtaacttcttcctctccaactagactgtaagctcaatgaatgaatgaatgagccaaaattttttcctttattgttggACTTAGGCTTCTCTACCTTCAAAGCAGGAGAAGTGGAAATATTATCTCAGAGGGCCTTTTTGATCTGAAAGATTTTAAAGAGATTTGATCAACTCTGATAAGTACTGATTCTCATGGCAAGTCTAAAGAGATGACTGAGTCTGGACAAATGCCTTCAGAAGGCAGAAAACCAAGACTGATGAAATCCCAAGagcaagaaagaaggaagggagccaTATGTGTGCTCAAAATTGACCACTCAGAGCTGCTTCATCATTCCAGGACTCAAGTCTCCAATGAGCTGCTCTCTATGGTTCTAACATGATGGAGATGGAAAATAGCCAATCCCAGGGCAAGTCCCTTCCCATCTCCTGCATGCAGCATTAATGCTTGAACTAGAGAGGATGTATTATGAATAGCAGCAGAATTCAGCCAGGGCAAACAGGgttggactgatttttttttttttttaataaacagattTTGTTCAGATTGTGGAGATACTTACACAAAAGCTATAATTATATCTTGGtatctaaaattatataaatgaactcaaaaactatataaatgaatcactggTAAAATGATTTTAATCAATATAAACAACTGATCGGGATTATCTGATTGATAGTCAACCCCATGTCTCCCTTCGCTTTTTATCATACATAGCTAAAAGGAGTGGAGTAGCAAGACTTCTGAACTTCCTACAGAGTGATAAcaattttcctctcctctttttgtaacctcacttttaaaataaatgtttagtgGTGGGTGGGAATAATCAataggtaaatatatattttgttaaacaTCTGAAGGGAAATGAAATTATTCAGCAAGAAATAATGCAGCATTTAATATTGGCTAAACAAGTTGTTTGGATTCTATTATGCTATGTTAACCCCTTCAAATTCTGTTGAAACCATGTGTAACATGTATAAGTATTCTGTTTCTTAATCTTCTTCTAGTTGAATAGTTGTGTCACTGTAACCTAAGAAAGCCAAAATACAAGTAATGATTAATACAcacatgaattttcttttcagtgCAAACTACACTGAAAAAGAAGCCTGTTCCTAAAAGGATTGTGCGAGCCATTTGCCAGCTGTTTGATTTAAGGAAACtgttccctggagtagaaaaatTTCTAATGAGAACTGTTGAATGCACCCAGGGAAGTGACTAATAGATCTTAATAATCTTTCATTGTTCTTGATTACAGACTGGAATCAAATAATAGAATAACTATCTTGTAATAAGGACAAATGTTTTAAATGGTATGAAATAATCAGAAACTTTAGTAGATTTAATTGAAGGTGAGTTAGAAAGATTTGTAGTTTGATTTATTGCTCTAAACTTAAACACAAGTGTTTCTCTTCTCAGTGTATCTGGATCCTTATTTGTGTCAACACAGGTATAGCTTGTGGGTGAGTGGTACCATGAGAAGAATTTCTAGAAGGGACTCCATAATACAGATGAGTGGACCcacagctataaataaatatttcatgaaaatttatTATGCCTTTTGAGTAAACTCAGGACAATAATCAGAATCacaatacatgatttttttttttttcttttggccacaccacatggcttgcaggatctcagttccctgaccaaggactgaaccctggccacagcagtgaaagcccaagaATCCTAACCatgaggccaccagggaactcccagaatCACAATACATAATTTACTGAGTATCATGTGCCAGCCATTGAGTTAAGAACTCTACCTGCATTGTTCTGTTTTACTCTTATattcctgggaagcccttattcttATATAAATAACTTCTTATcatctttagttccttctcattTATTCCTAATAACTTCACAATATTTCCCCCTATTTCTTTCCAAGTTCTAGATGACTTCAAAGGGTCAAATTTCATGGAACCTTAGTCCCCTACTTTCTGAAGGCACAGGAATATGTAGAGAACACCAATATATTCAAGATGGCCAAGTTTATTAATCATCCACGGCAGTGCAGTGTGGAGAGCTACCTGACTTCGAGGAGCATATCTGTCTTTTAGGAAGACAGGATATTGATTTGTTGAACTTTGGAGGCAACTTTTAATGATCCTTTCTTCCAagtcttatttaattttaaataccttCTCTAAAATACTTTGTAAAAACACCATCTAGCCCAGGAAGGTCATTGATTATTATAGAAGTCTAAGTCTGTTCCATTGTTACACAGACCACACTAATTTCTTCTTTAGCTGGAACTGAAATATGTCTCCTTATAACTGAATCAATTGATCCTAATCTACACAGGTTATAAAAACAGGTTGAATTTTCCTCCCACTGATGGCCTCAGTTTGTCAGGACTTTCCACACTGCGAAGAGGAAACTCCAACTCAATCTGACTAAATACAAGATGGAGCACAGACCTGAAAAATCCAGAGATAGAGCTGGCTCTTGGGGAAGATTAATCTAGTAGGACACACAGTGACAGCAAGGATCTagctttatttccatttctttgctcttctgtctgtggTGTTGGTTTCAACCTCGAAATCTGCATAGCAGCCCATTGGTGGCTCCAAGCACATTCCTCAtggtgaggaggaaaaaaaaacaaacaagcaaacaactcTCCCTGGCAGTTCCAATAAAAGAGGAATGAAACTTTCATTCCTAAAAATATAAGTATCTGAAATCTCATTGGTCTCAATCATCCAACCACTCTGActgaagggatttccctggcggctcagtggtaaagaacctgtctaccaatgcaggagacatgggttctatccctggagaAATGGtcacccaattcagtattcttgctgggaaatcccatggacagaggagcctggcaggctacagtctattggtagcaaaagagtcgaacatgactgagcaactaaacaataataacaaaagcaaatcTGTATCCGGAGATGGGATCATTCAGATCCAAATTAATGACTATGAACTGGAGAATGAATAAATTCCCTAAAGGAAAATCAGGGCACTATTTTTAAGAGAAGGGAGAATAAGCACTATACTATCTTCTAGATATCTGATAGTAATTTATTATGAGTCCTTAAAGCTTCTTTTATCTGGCTGAACATCCCCACAAACTtgaaatacagaaagagaaaaaaaaaattcacaactaGACAAATGATGTAGATCTTCGGTGCTATTGAGGTTCAGAGGAAGAAAGTGATAATGGTCTACAGTTGCCACAAAAGTCTCCCAGGAGTAGGTGGCACTTAATTGGGTGAGAGAGGCTGTATGTACAGGAAAtgttaatatttgaaattttcagaTGCTACTTTACAGATCACCATATCTGCCAGTAAGGAGAAGTTATTTTAACATCTAAACTCAGAAACATATGAGCCTTTATGGATAGTATTTGTAAAACAGAGTCTTCCAAATTGTGCTTCTCAAGATGGTACCAGGTATTCCACTGAAAAGGGTTGGGAAGGGTATTGTTTAGTCTAAGAAGCACTATCCCCTGAGAGGATAAGAGATGTGGGATGTGGAAGGTGGAGGTGGAGGAAAGATGATACACTCTCTCCCGTGAGGATGAATTATACCTATTAGCATTTTGAGGCTCAAAGAAGACCCACAATAAAGACTATAAAGATCATGAAGCAGAAATAAtacctgtttctgttttctactgCCTATCCATCTCATAGCTGAGGGGTTTCATTCTAATAGATGTCTAATAAGtatataataaatgaatgaatgaatggaaaagtCTAACTTTTTaactttaggaatttttttttcatggaatgtCTATTAATAAACTACAAAACAACAGTTTTACAGAATAGTATAggttaaatgaaagtgaaagtgttagtcactcagttgtgcctgactcttatagatcccatggactgtagtccaccaggcttctctgtccatagaattctccaggtaagaatactggagtgggttgccactcttctccagagaatcgtcccgacccagggatcaaacccaggtctgctgcattgcaggcggattctttaccatctgagccaccagggaagcccatgggacaAATGGTTGCCTGTAACTTGGCCACAACCATCTATACAGTTGAGTTAGGTGAACTGAGTCCAGTTCCCCTCCAACTTATTATTAAACATTTAGCTAATTCTTAACatttctctggggcttccctggtagctcagctggtaaagaatccacatgcaatgcaggagaccccaattcgatttctcggtcaggaagatcctctagagaaggaagggataggctgcccactccagtattcttgggctgcccttgtggttcagacagtaaagaatccacctgcaatgcaggagacctgggttctatccctggatgggaagatcccctggaaaaggaataggctatccactccagtattttggcctggagaattccgtggacagaggagcctggcaggctacagtccatggggttgtaaagaatcgcacatgactgagtgactttcactttcactttacatttctcttagttttttttttttaacttacaaaatGAGTGTTAGACTCATACTTCTTAAATCTTAACGGGAGGAAAAACCATTTCCCTTTCTTTATATCTCTTTGCATTTCCCTTGCAGCTGAAGAAAGACCAACACCTTGAGGCAGATAAAGCGACTGCAAATATTCAAAGACCATCCAGAAAATCAGTCACTAAAATGCTGTGTGAGTCCTCTATTTTGTAACTGTTTGTTGAAAGAAAGCAGTTATATTTGGTATGACTAAGTGTTGCTGGTATCAGATCAAAATTCTCTTCAAGCAAAATATCATGTTCTGTTCTTCCATGGCTTACTCAAGCATCTGGGGCCTacctattttgttctgttttaaagaCCTCAGAACAGCACACTAAACTGCATCCATTATAATACACTCTGTTCAGTTTTTGGTAAATCATACCCACTCTCAGAGCCTTCGAGTatctcttttcccttttaaaataagCAGGTGGTTCTTAACCTATTTTGTATTATGagtttctttaaaagtattaTGGAAACAGTGAATTTTCCACTCAGAAGATACGTAAATGAGCATCCGTCAAATGTTTGATAGTCCATTTCAGGGGATCACAAAACCCTCTGATACCAAGCTTGGACTTCATGAAATCTTTTATTTCCAGAATAAGAACAGCTGGTTAAGAATATTCTAAGCAGTCATTCCTCCTATGACATTGCATGATTTTATATAAACAGTACTCTCTTTTATATAgataagaatttaaaacaaaatccagGCATTGATCCACACTCTCCCAAAAGAATGTTATAAAAATACAAGATCCAGCACTAGTCTAACAAGATACTGATCAATTAAAGAAAGAAGGTTTATGATATACTTTCCAACTCAAAATGTGaggtttagaagaaaaaaaaatcttccaggaTAATATGCATATGAAACATTCACTGCAACTATGTGATAtatatgaacaacaacaacaaaacctgtgAGGTCACTAAAATATGTCTTTTCAGCTCTACTAATCATCTTCTTGGAAACTGTTTACCACCTGTTAGCACCTGACCTTCTCTACCAAGCAATCTAGTCCCTTCAgtatttctctcccttcctttttgaACATAATCTTTCACTAGGAGACTTGAAGTGTACTCACACTAAAGTGACAATGATAAAATACACTGTTAACCCTTTGCCTTTTGCAAGTAGAGGGTTTAATTTTAAcaggaattaaaatttttaactagAGGAAGTTGTAGACACTAGTAAGCAGATTAGGGACATTTTCTTCAAAGGTAAATTCAGAAGAATCTTTCAAACAATACTGAAACCACATAAAGCAAGCAGACAACTTACTCTGAGTATGTTTAGTACCAATGGGAAACATATGTACTGTTTACTATGAAACACATCAAATATGC
This genomic window from Cervus canadensis isolate Bull #8, Minnesota chromosome 4, ASM1932006v1, whole genome shotgun sequence contains:
- the NMUR2 gene encoding neuromedin-U receptor 2; amino-acid sequence: MEKHENVSWIYQQELEDPFKKYLNNTDDYLALLCGPRRSHLFLPVTVVYALIFVVGVVGNLLVCLVILRHQTMKTPTNYYLFSLAVSDLLVLLLGMPLEVYEMWRNYPFLFGPVGCYFKTALFETVCFASILSVTTVSVERYVAVLHPFRAKLKSTRRRALRILGIVWGLSVLFSLPNTSIHGIKLHYFPNGSFIPGSATCTVIKPMWIYNFIIQVTSFLFYILPMTVISVLYYLMGLKLKKDQHLEADKATANIQRPSRKSVTKMLFVLVLVFAICWAPFHIDRLFFSFVEEWTEPLAAVFNLIHVVSGVFFYLSSAVNPIIYNLLSLRFQAAFRTVIPPSCQQQHSYNHSPGPSVQRNIFLTECHLVELTEDAGPQFPCQLSVFSSHLPRALCTGQALRKELSKS